The genomic region GGATCTGCCCGGAGAACCCTGCCCTCTCCTCCAAGTGCTAATCCGAGGCCAAGAGCGTGAAAATAGCCGCCTGCGACAACAACATAGGCGTCTACAAGGTTTTCAAGCCTTACTAGTCTGTAATAGTAGCAGCCGAGAACCGGCTCCACGGCCCGGACAGAGTACCCACTCCTTGAAAGCTCGAGAGCAAGCTGCTTTGCAAGAGACTCGTGCTGGACAGAGTATCCTACCGCTATCCTCGAATTGGTTCCTAGTAACTCCTTTATCAGGGAGGCCAGCTTTGATGGATCTCCGCCTATGTATTCGCCTGGAACAAAGTGAACGAGCTTGTTAAGATAGTTTTTCGCAGAGTAGCTACAATTGTTGCCAATACATATAGGATATGCATATGGGCCGTGGCCGAGGTGCACTATGAGCACATCATTGCCGATATATTTTACATCATCAATACTAATAGAGCACGAACCAAATACTGGCTCAAGCTTTAAGCCGATTTCCACTCTAATATCATTGCTTAGTAGGCACTTTTCAAGAAAATCTGCCAGCCTTCGGGCAAGCCGAACGAAGCCTTGAGGAGCCTCAATATACACATGTTTTAATCGCGGATTAGCGCGCTTTATTCTTTCAACGACACCATCGAGGTCAAATAGATAAGAGTCAACTATGAACTTGCAGCCAGTGGTACCCAAGGCTAAGCACGCTTTATAACTACAAGGTACAAGAACCATACATGACTAACTATAAGCTTGCTCAAAAACATACCAATATTGAATATGGGTCAGAGAAAGAGTTACTGGCTCGCAGATTTCTGGAGCTCAGGCTTTAGCGGTATAATCCTTATTCTACTCGGCAGAGGTAGCTTGGACGCTCCTCTGCGTAATGCTTCTTTAGCGTGGTCTAGGTGTTCCTTGCGCACTCTTACCTCTAGGACTGCTTGGCCTGGATAGACACGGGCCGCTGTTCCAACAGGTTTACCGAATGCTTGCCTCATACCCTCTTGCAGACGGTCTGCACCAGCAAACGCCATCATTTTATGCTCGCGTAGAACGTGGTGCGGATATACACGTACACGGAACAAGTAGTTCGTGTCGCCAATAGTTGTTGAGAGATACTTGTGAACCATTACACGCGCTGCCTCAAGGGCGTTATGCCTTATCTGCCCTCTCTCCATCACGTATAGTTCTAACACATAATCATAATCACCGTGAGGGTTACCCATAGTGAACTTCTGGATCTTGGGCGGCGGTACACCATGGATATACTCCTGCCTTGTATAGGCTGGGCCGGAGAACGCCTTGGCCCTTCTCTTAGTAAAGCATCGTGCAGGCTTCTGTGGCATAACCCAGCGCCCTCCTTAGGTAATTCCCTGCTCTAGGCTCCTATTAGTGTACCGAGGTAATAAAGATAGTTGAGAAGGATGCTATTGCTGCGGCGAGGCAACAATTATGTGAGGATGAAGATTACCGTGAGAAACAATTCTGTCCTCTACTATACGCCATCTATTCTTTGACACAACTTCTTTTACTACAATGTGCTCCGTTGTTATCAATGCTATGCTTTTTCTAACAACACTTACTGCCTCTTGGAGGAAGTCACGATAAACTCTCCTCACCTCATGCGGGCTCCCTAACCTTATACCATAAGGAGGGTTTGAAACAACAACATCAGCCTCATCTATATAGCTACTCAGCTTCCTTGCGTCTCCCACAATGAAGCGTATGCGCTGATACACTTGCGCAGCCTTTGCATTGAGTTTTGCGCCTCTTATGTGACGCGGATTCTTATCCATACATATTATCTCCGAGTCTTCAAAGAGATACGCAGCTTCTATAGCAACAGTTCCACCACCACACATAGGGTCAAGTATTACATCTCCGTCTCTTGCCCCTGACAACACTAACATGGCATAGGCAAGTGTTGGCTTGAGCGCCGCTGGATGATCATATATTCTATAACCACGCCGATGCCATGAAAGGTCGCCTCCAAGTTCAATAGAGACTAGGACATCCTCATTTATCACATCAACAGCCACTATTATTGATGGGTAGTCAAGGTCTACTGGGGGTCTTTCAGAGAAGGCCTTACTAACAAGCTCTATAACAGCGTCCCCAGCTACGCGTGCTATATCAAGCGAAGTGTACTCGTGTAACCCGCTTCGTTCAGCCCTTATAGCGAAGGACGTTAATGGGGTTATGTATTTAGTTAGATCGGGATGCGTAACTACTTTTTTCAGCCCGTTCAAGCATTGTTGCTCAGCGCATACCTTTCCCCTGGAAACAAGAATTCTTGCACGATGGATTGAGCGAAGAGTTTCGATAAGTTCAATGCTGTCTCTAGGAACCGTCGCAACAACTCTTCCAAGTCCCTTACGAATATCTATGATTCTTGCCCCAAGTTTTGCAGATATTTCATCAGCAGCTATATCTTCTATGCCCGGATTTGTTGTAAAGATTACCTCAACCATACTCATTTCCTTCACCGCACCTTTCAACGAGACGTCTTATGCGCTTAAATAAATAGTAAAGCATCGACGCTTCTCCGATGGTTAGCTGAGATTTCCACAACAGGTGTTTTACTGCTGCCAACACGTGAGGTTGACGCTCCTTATCAATTATGTTTGCAACAATGTTTTCGATGACCGAGTACACTCTTTGTATTTGTTCCGACGGAGCAGATTCATGTAACCGTACTTTTCTAAGGGCTCGCCAAAGCTCGTAGAGAACTATCGCTACCGCATGGCTAAGGTTAAGTACTGGATATTCAGGGTTTGCAGGTATATGTATAAGTAGATGGCACTTAAGGATCTCTTCCCGTGTAAGACCTACACTTTCGCGGCCAAACACGATAGCTATGCTTTTGTATCGAGGTGCTATTTCTTCTGCAAATTCTCGTACATCGACAGCGTGCCGCAGAACGTCACTCTTTTGACCTATTTTTGCACTCGTACAAGCAGCCACATCGACGCCGGCAAGCGCCTCATTAAGACTGTGAACAACTTTTGCCTGGTCAAGCATATAGGCTCCATTGGCTGCGAATCTTCGAGCTTCATGACTTTGAGGATCTACCTTTGGATTGACAAGGAAGAACTCATCTACGGCAAAATTTGCTGAAAGTCTCGCTATAAATCCTAGGTTTATTTCGCCCTCAGTACCTACAAGTACGAGCCTTATCTTGTGCTCCGACATATAATCACCGCCTTTATATCTTCAAAGAAAAAGTGCTCGACGATCTCGCTGAGAGAAATCCCGTTGCACAACATATCCCTAAGTTCTTTATCGTTACCGCTGAGAGACGAGTATACAAGCACCAGGCAACCCTTACCGAACTTTTCAAGAAACAATGCGAGTGCGCGTTTTGCCTCGCGCAGGCCACCGCTCCATGATAACCCGATAAGACCTTCATCGCTTACCGGAAGATATGGCGTGTTATAGACGATTATAGCTGGTTTTCTCGTGCTTCTGAGGCAAGTCATGTTGTCGCACTGGACTATATCTACGTATGCGTCAAGGCCTAGTTCACGTATATTGAGCCTTATGCATTCTATAGCGCAAGGATTTATATCAATCGAGATGCCATATTTCTCGAACATTCTCAGACAATAGATCCCTAGTATGCCTGTGCCGGCACCTATGTCGACACATAGCTCTGGGCCGATGTCTTCCTTGCCGAGTTTCTCAATAGCCTTAATTGCTAGGAACGTATCCTCCGCCGGCTCATACACGTTGCCACATGTATATATGTAATCGTTTTCTATAAAGACCTTGTACATTTTGCTAAACTCGCTGCAAGTGTATCCAATTTGTTTCAAGCCTTTGACCTCTACAATCGTATAATAATTGTTCCCGTTTTGCAACTGCACAACAATTCATGTATTCAATTCCAATATTTCTGTGAAGAAGTTGGGCGGTAATTCATATACCCTCTTATTAGAAAGATCATATTTCTTCACAATACTTTGTGGAATCTCGCCTAGACACTGTCTTGCTATCTTTAGGGCTTTCTTATTTCTCTGCGAGAAAAAGCATCTAGTTACCTCTTCAACCTTGCTTACTACTCTGTTTTTGACACCATTTTTGGGCACTAGTTCAACAATCTGCGAAAACACCTTAGGGCGAGGCTTAAAAGCCGAAGGCGGAACAACCATATGCTTAACGACATCGTAGACTAGTTGCACAAGCACTGTGATTCTTCCATACTTGGGTGTTCCTGGTCTAGCACCGAGTCTATCAGCTACCTCTTTTTGAATTAAAAGAAGCACAGGCTTCTGGAACTCTGAGACAATAAGCCGGATAAGTGGCCCCGTTATATTGTATGGAATGCTCCCGTACGCAGCGTCAAAGCCTTTAAGCCTCAGGGGAGGGGAAAGCGCGTCACCATGCACAGCTTGAAGTGCCTCGGCGATAAGGCTTAGAGAAGAAAGATTTTCTAGCAGCCTAGTATCAATCTCCAAGCCTACTAATAACTCTACATTACATGTTCTTAGGATTTGGGCTGTGAGAGACCCTGTTCCGGGGCCTATCTCAAGAAGCCTGCGAAAACGGCATGCCCACTTAGCAAAAAACGAGCTTACACGACGTGATACGAGAAAATGCTGGCCAAGCCTCTTTCTAGGCCGTATTCCCTCCATAGTATTAGAGTTCCTCGTCCTCTCTTTGCTTACCTACACGCTCATACAATACTTCTAAATAGTTTAGGAACATGGGTGGCACAACATCTTCTCTTTCACGGCGCGGAGGCCGTATAAACAGGTAGTATTTCTGTCCTCCCTTAAGCTCTTCTATTATCCTCTCAGTGATGACTTTAACGGGGTCTATGTGAACACGTTCCTTTATGTCCTCATAGCTCTTAAAGGGCTCACGCTCCCTAGCCTTAATTATCTTTTCAACAGTCTTCTTTCCCACACCCGGCAAGAGTTCAAGACTATGAAACCTGATGTTTATCGGGCCTGCTATGTTAAAGAATTCCACGAAGACTTTTTCCTTTTTACGCACAATTTCCTCCACTATTGTAGGAAGCATGCTCTTGGCGAAAGACGTTAAGTCATCGTACTCTATTTCCGCTTCGACACGGAATATTTTGAGGCGCTTCTCCGCTATAGGTCCAACATAGACTCTCTCTCCTACTTCGAGAGAGGCTCCACGCCTCGGTAAAGCCTCAAGTAGGAGGAAATAGTCTTCACCTATAAGTTGGACTACTGGCTGAGTACGGTGTTTGGGATGCTTATCAGACGGGTTTCCCATCGGTAGATAATCAAGAACGTATGCATACTCCTCGTGCGGCTTACGTTTATGTCGTGAGCGCTGGAAATGTTGTCGCTGCTGAGCCAAAGAATAGTCCCCCTCCTTTTATCTTTGATTATGAAGGAATATAAGCTAACTCATTAATCGTGGATGACTAAGGCTAGAAAGAATTGGTTCTTAACAATCGTGTCATTGATTAGAGTTAGAATAAACATTCTCGAATCGTAATATTTTTAAGCTTATTCAGATTCTTGACAGTATTTTCGAAGGACTTCTAGGGCTTGTTCTATTTTTTCCTCATCATAGCCGCCATCGATGTCGCCAAGAAGTGCCTTTGCTTCTTCGAGCTCTGTCGGAACCGTGTTTATAAGCATAGCAGCCGCGAACTCGCTGAACCCTACTTCTTGTAGCTCTTTGAGCGCCTTTTCCGCGTTCTCTGGGCTACACTTCGAGAATTTGGCAACATACTCGTATGTTCGGGCAACTATAGGGTTTTCATTTACAAGCTCTTTTATGTTCTCGAGTATCTTCTTTGCCACTGGATTAGGCACATAGTTTGAAGATATAATTTCTACCATTGAGTCCACCTTGAAAACTTAGCTAATGTCTATAGAGGCTAAAGCCTGGATAGAAAATTCGCAATCGGTGCTTAGGCTTTTTCGCTGCTCGGCGGCGTTAGTGCTTCTGGCGGAACTGGCCGAAGGTGCTCGGGGCGTATGAAGAGTGTTTTTACTTTGCTGCCAACCTTGACTTGTACTATGTATGCTTTTCCGCGCTTACCAACAACAATACCAACCTTGCCGTGGTATCGTCGATGCGGCATTCCTTTCATTATCGACGGGTTCACGATGATGTAGACCCTGTCTCCCGGCTTATACTCATGCATTAGAAGGCTTAGCGGTGGCACTGCTCCTCTTTCACGTATGTGTTTTTTGAACACCTTCCTTGTTCTATGCCGGTACCCCTTGGACGGCTTCACGCTTGACCCCCGCTCCCGCCTATGTGCACCGGTACGTTATATGCTTGACCGGGAGCAGGTGTTAAATCTTAACACCAATAACGTCAAGTTCTACGCACAAGGCCTTGGCTCCGAGATATTCGGAGAAGCTTGGAGAAGTGTCACCCTCGTCTCCACTTACAAGCTCTTTTATGTAGAGTCCTCCCTCGGCTACGATAATCGCTTCGAAAACATTTGCCGCAAGTTTTCTTGCATCGACACTGTACACTATCCTTTCGCGCACAATGTCTGGGCGACGATGCCTTACCCTACGCGGCGTTCTCTGCCGTATCTCCCTCATCCTAAAGAATTCCTCGAGACCGCGCAACTCTTCATCGGAAATCTCTTTCTCGACAACTATTAGTGCTTTATACACTTTGGCCTTCTTCTGGTCGCTAGACTTAAGCTCAACAACATCCTTGCGCACGGCTTCCCCACTAAGCTCGACACTTACTAGGCCATTCGTGCTTTTCTCGACAGAAGCTGCAGCCTCATGAAGACCGACAAGCCTCTTTCTAGGCCTCTTGAGTTCTACTATGAATGGTCTCCCTGTGCCAAGCATTCTCGCGTCGGCGTCCTCTCTACCCGAGGCATGAAGCACGAGTTCATCCGCGTCGTAGAGGTCTAGGAGAGGGCTAAGAGCCTCCTCAACGCTTAATGGATAGCGTTTCTCTCCTCTTCGCGTAATCCAGAAGGACTGCGATATTCTTCTACTAGTTTTCCAGTATCTTCCCTTGAGGAGCAAGGGCATTATCTGTAATTCTACATCGCCGCCCGGAATATGTACAGCTATCACGACATCGGGGTTCACAAAGTTTGGTTTTAATTCTGTTTTTGCTTGTATAATTTTACTTACTTCACGTTTTACCTCGGAACCTATGGACTCGGCGTGGGATAGACCATAGCGCTGCTTAAGAGTGTCCTCACGGACTCTTATCTTTTCATCTATTTTTGCAGCTACAAGGAAGCTCCGGGTCTCTATGAGGCGGAGCTGCTTAAGACTCTCCTCGCCGGCTCTCTGTATCCATTTATCAAGCTCTGAGCCACAGATATAGCATTTCCGAGGCTCTAGCTGTTTTCCGAAGAGTTCTTCGTAGAGCTTTGAGGCTTGGGGCCCTATATTCGGCGCTAGTTGTTCGAAGAGCCTGGCCGCTTCCTTGTCGCCTTCTCTTATACGCGCATGAAGCCCCATTACTACCAGGCGCTTAATAGCATCACCACGCTCCTTGTTACTCCACCCTCTCCCGAGAAGCGCGAACATCCTGCCCAGGCATCTATCACAGAGAGGATAATCCCTTAGTATAGCAACAGCTTTCTCTACTATATCACAGGCCTTGCTAGCATCGCTTTCTGCACTGTTCATCATTCACAACCATTATTGCTGAGAGGAGCCACCAGGGCTTTAAACCAATATCCTTAACCTCTTCTTCGTCAAGCATGATGCAGTTAGGACATGTTTCCTGCCCCTTTAGGTAGCTTATTATGTTAAGACAGCCCACCTTTTGAGAAACCATCTCGTTATCGACTTTGCGGAGAACGACGCCCGGCCATGGCTTGCCATTCTTAATTGTGTTTATGAATCCTTGGAGATTCTTCTCACCGGGTCTTAGCCACCTAACTCGTTTGCCATCAACGCTTAGAACATATCTCAGACAGTTGCCCCTAATGCGCTCATTTATCATTGCTTCATATGTTACCCAGTATCGAATAGAGTTAGAGAGGAATAGTGCTGAAGAGAGTCCAAGGGCGGCGCGAAGAAATGCTTTCTCATCGCACCGCGTAACGTAAATTACCTTAACCTGGTAGTCTCCCTGACTTGACGAGTTTTTCAAGTATATCCTTCCTCTTCTTAAGTGTCCTCATCATCCTTTTCACCGTCTTATAGTAGTTATAGAGTTCTCTCACGTCGCTTGTTTCAACACCCGCACCTATCGCGATCCGCTTGACGCGTGAGCGTTGTTCAAGCAGTTCAGGGTTATCGAGCTCCTCATACGTCATGGAATTGATTATCGTTATCCACTTCTTTGTCTTCTCTTCACTGAGTTTGGCCGCATCATCGACAGACTCTATGAGGGACGAGATGCCGGGAATCATTTGGAGGACTTTTCTAAATGGTCCCAGCTTGCGTACCTGCTCTATCTGCCTATATATTGTTCTAAATGTTATTTTGCCAGAGAGCATCTCGGCAACGGTTTTCTCGAAGTCTTTTGCGCTTTCAAGCCTCTCTATTCTCTCCAAGAGAGACTCTAGGTCTCCCATTCCAAGCAATCGAGCTACGAAACGCTTAGGCCGGAAAACCTCTATCTCGCTAATATCTTCGCCTGTGCCGATGAACTTTATCCTTGCACCTGTCGCCGCAACGGCTGAGAGGGCTCCACCGCCCTTAGCTGTACCATCCATCTTCGTGATGACTATGCTCCCAATAGGTGTTGCCTCATGGAACCTCTTTGCCAGGTCGTAGCTCTTCTGACCCATAGCCGCGTCTATGACGAGCATGACTTCATCCGGTTTTACTGCCGCCGCAATATCCTTCATTTCTTTCAACAAGTACTCTTCCTCACCATAGCCATGGCGGCCCGCAGTATCAATTATTATCACTTCAGCACCCCGCTTCTTCAGCTCCTCTACTCCTCGCTTAGCAATTCCTATAGGGTCCTTAGATCCCGGCTCACCATAGAACATTGCGCCAGCGCGCTCAGCAAGCTGTCTCAGCTGGTCATATGCCCCAGGCCTATACGTGTCAGCAGCCACAACGCCGACCTTGTAACCCATATCTCGATAAAATTTCGCGAGCTTGCCCACAGTGGTCGTTTTACCGCTTCCCTGAACGCCAACCATCATTATGACGTATGGAGTATAGGGCGGCTTCACCTCTGGTTCGTAGTCTCCACCAAATAGTTTGCTCAGCTCCTCATAGGTTATCTTGACAAGCCATTCTCTCCTACTAACGCCTGGCGGAGGCTCACTCTTCAGAGCCTGCTCGCGAATACGCTTTGTGAGATCAAATACTATCCTAACATTCACGTCAGCAGCTATCAGTGCCTTCTGAAGATCCCTTATGTACTCGTTAATTATGCTCTCGTATGGACCGCTTCGTCTAAGTAACTTGCTAACGGCCTTACGCAGATCCTCGAGCCCCGGCAACTGCTAAACAGCCCCATTATTGTATTCTTACCGATCCAGCAATAATAAAGCTAGAAGAAAAGGAACAGATACAAAGGCCAGAGAGCAATAGAAAGCTCATACAAAAAGACTGGCTCCCTAGCATGGCAAAAAGATTAGCTCTTTGGCGCGCTCCTGACCTTTGCTATATAGTACTTACCCATAACTATCCAGTACTCTACCTCAGCACCTGGCTGTAGCTTGGAGCGCAGATCCTCATCCTTGGGCTTCTCGACCTCAAATGTGTCAAACGTCTCCATGTCCATGATCTGAACCATGTCGCCGAGGTCGGCTATTACTTGGCCAACCCTCTTATCGATTATCGGCACCTCGACGCGCGTGTCAACCGGAGCCACAAGAGTCTTCTTATTGCCCGAGAACAAGCAAACAGCAACAACATGTGCCTTAGCGCTACCATGTTTGCCCGTTTTCGCCTTGCTCATTTCAACTATTCTACAAGGCTCACCGTCTATCACGATATAGCTGCCAACACGTAGTTCTCCAAGAGTCGCATAGTTGACGCTCATACTAATCCCCAAGCTACCTAGCAAGAGCCACGGCCCGCATTTATAGCTTAGCCCCACATCTAGGCAATGATCCACGTTAACTATTTAACCCGGCTAAGGTAGAGGAGAACACCAACATGGTGCCGCGGTAGTATAGCCTGGCCTAGTATGCGGGCCTGTCAAGCCCGTGACCCGGGTTCAAATCCCGGCCGCGGCGCCATCCCTTCCTCCTTACTTCTTAATCGTACTATCACTACAGCAAATACTCGATTCTTTAATCACGGCTTAAGCTGAAAGAGTACCCCGATTCTTTTTGACACTTAGAGCGCGGATTACTACACAGCGTAATAATTCTACTACGCTGTAGAAGAACAATATAGCGAGAAAATAGAAGCGTCTTCCCTTGAGGGATGAACAGCGGGTTGCAGTCCGCACAAAGACGAAAAAGCATTGCTATGGTTGTTGGCCTAATCCACTTACTAATATTTAGTTCTTTCGTTATTGCTGAAAGCAACCAAAGCCGTAACAATTGTGAATTTTACGTTATAGATGCTTGGAAACTAGGTTTTGGAGAAAGAATATTCGTGGAAACCCTGCAAGGTATTGTTAATCGGGATAAGCCAGTTCTATACGTTTCTCACACTCCCCTAGACAAAATGATTGCACTCCAAGTCTTTCAAGACACTTTTGGCTGCAAGCCGATACCAGTTGAGCCTAACCCGGCTCTATTATTAAGAATGTTCTCAGATGAGATAAGAGGGTTAATTATCTACGATGAGAACATTCCCGGGGAAGCATATCTCGCAGCCAGTCTCGGAGGCGTCCTAGACTCCCTACCAGTTTCTCAGTACATGTTAGAAGAGCTTCAACATACAAGATATCCTATTGTTCTTGACTTACGTGGAGTTTTTAACGACACAATTTCTGTACATACATATCTGCTTAAGAATATAAAGATGTTCAACACTTCTTCGATAGTAGTTCTACCTTCGGGAGCTACAGCCTTAATCGATTTCGCTGTAAAATATAGGTACCCAATCGTGTCTCTGAGCCCTATTCCGCAGAAGGCTAAGGAAAGAGAGCTGCTAGACGAATTTCTTAGTAAAATACATGGCCTTTACGTGTATGGGTTCTTTCCGGATGGTGGAGCAGGTGAGTATTATGGTGTAAGACTTGTTAGTAGACACGGGTTTAGCTTAATAGTTGCATCGGACGCGCCTAGTCTTAGTTTTTCTGAATGGTTTAGAGACCACATAGGCAAGTTACCGCGCAAGGCTGCACCAAAGGGGAGACCGATAAATATAGACAATAACGGTATCTATGTTGCACTCGTCGTGAGCGATGGGGATAACATAGCATATTTAATGAATACATTGCCTTCGAAAGAGCGCTGGGGAAATAATCTAAGGGGTACCATACCCGTAACATGGACTATTAATCCCCTTACTGCTAGGCTAGCGCCACATCTACTACTATACTATTTACAAACAGCTTCGCCGAATGATACATTGGTTCCAGGGGTAAGCGGCGATGGCTACTACTATGGCTGCGATATGTCTCTTCGTAGCCTGAAACTACACGCTGCTGCCGCAAAGGAGCTTTCAAAAAAGATTGAAGCCGAATATGCAGTCTTTATCACGCCGGTTACTCGGCAAGTGCTTAATCTACATGCCTTCTATAGGGGCATTATAAGCCCTGTTCACCAGGCAAACGGGTTATGGGGCTATGTTCAAAGCGAACGCTTACCTCTACTCATATATGCTGTTCCAGTTACATACCATGATTACCGAGACGTACTAGGAAAAATTCTATCAATTAAGCAGAGACCTCTGGCGCTCGTGATTTATCTTGATGCTTGGAGCTTCAACATGAACCGTATATATGAGTTGACAAAATATCTGGAAAGCAATGGAGCAAGGATAGTTAACTTGACTGATCTCGTGGAAACCATTAGAACAGCGCCACAGCGCTTCAAAACTCCCTGGTGTAGCATCAAGCCAGAGCCACAAGTCTTTTTGGAACTCAGTAAGGATTACCACCAAGTACGAGTATATAGCTGGATTTCAGGAGAACTTCTTGCAGTCAGCCGTGCAGACCCCGCGATACTCGTAATTAATAATTCTGCACAGACTCTGAAACCTCTTGTACTAAGAAATTCTTCGACAAACATCACGTTAGTATTTAAAACGCCTAGTGCAAAAATCATTAGAATGTACCTTGTTAATGACCAAGGAGTATTAGTGAAAACATTGATAATTACTCAACACCCTATAAGTGTTAAAGTCGTTGATGCACTCCTTGACCAGCTTGACACAATGGCTTGGTCTCCTCACGGACCTCCAGGAGGAGGCTGCGAGGCTAAGGGGCCTAGATATTTCTCGATAATAGGCTCGCAACAAGTTATGCAGAGGCCCTTGGGCCCAGACCCTTACATTCTATGTGAAAATTGTAAAGGGGTAATCGTGTTTGATGATGGTTTTCCTCATCCCAAGGCACTGGCTCTTCTAGTAAAGAAAGCGCCTTATGACTATCTCCTCATAGACGCCTTTAGTAAAGGCGACACGGATAACGACAACGTGTCTGAATTACACACAGTCTCTATAAGTATAAATCTAGAACTAGAACCCGATAATTACGCAGAGTATGATGCGCAAATAATCCCGCTAGGACATGGGTGGAACGCCGAGCTCCCAATACTTAGCCCGCTTTTATTCCATAATTGTATTCTGGAGCCGCTTCTCGAAGATATAATATTTAAAACAGGGTTTTCTAAGGCAATACAATCATCATGCCAAATACCCTTATGTACACAGAAAGCATTAACAGTGACTACAACAATAACGACTAAGAGAATCCAGTACTATACAAAGACGCTGACCACTATAAGTAAAACAACGAGAACGATAACCGTGAAAACTACAAACATATTCACTATTACTAACACAGTAACAATAAACAAGACAATAGTAAGCAACACAACGATTACAGAGCCTGGGACAACAATAACTGTATTCGTCCCAAGCTCGAGCCCAGCACTGCCATTGCTGCTTCTTCTAATAGTTTTAGCAATAGTGCTCGTCTTTTTACAAATAAGGTGTACAAAACATAAATAAATCTTGCCATATAGCTGGTTAAGCAAGCTGTACTCATGGACTAGTTTATAAAGAACTGTAGCAGAGCCAGGGCTATTGAGAAGGGAGTTGATATGCCTATTGACTTTGCAACTACTTTATAATCTAATCCATATATCACTGCCACGACGATATTCATTGTTGCCGGAGGCATAAACGACTCTATTATGAGGCCTCGTATCCACAGTTCTCCTATCGCAGGGTTCACGGATAAGATAACTATTAGCGTAATAATTGGCTCTACTATGAGCCGCCACAGCGTTATCACGAGTACTGGTTTATCTAGTCCGAGTCCGCTTTGCCTAAGGGCAGCACCTACGAGGTAGAAGCTGATAAGCGTGGCTTCAGCACTTATTGTATAGAGGCTTGAAAGCGTTGAAACAACTTGATCCGGACACGTCGTCATGAATCCTCTCGACGCTAGGCCGGCGAGCAGTGCTATGAAGGGCGGGTACGCGATAATGGATCTTAGAACAATCCTAGCAACGCTTCCTTCTTCATTTCTCTTTTCTGCGCGATAGAGTCCCACTATTATCGGCACTATTATTGACGCGTGGATGCTTGCTATTGTCGAGTAAAGGGCTGCTGGGCCGGCATCGCCGTAAAGCATGAGCATTAACGGGATCGGCAAGAAGCCAGAGTTGTGTATTCCTGCAGCAAGGATAGCTGCTCCAATCGTTTTCTCCGAATACTCCCTAAGAATGCGAGGAACGAGTATCGCGGCCGAGCCTAGCGTTAGCCAGAACACAGCTGTGACTAGCACCGCGTACTGTACTATGATGCCGAGCTGCG from Pyrofollis japonicus harbors:
- a CDS encoding 50S ribosomal protein L21e encodes the protein MKPSKGYRHRTRKVFKKHIRERGAVPPLSLLMHEYKPGDRVYIIVNPSIMKGMPHRRYHGKVGIVVGKRGKAYIVQVKVGSKVKTLFIRPEHLRPVPPEALTPPSSEKA
- a CDS encoding tRNA pseudouridine(54/55) synthase Pus10 encodes the protein MNSAESDASKACDIVEKAVAILRDYPLCDRCLGRMFALLGRGWSNKERGDAIKRLVVMGLHARIREGDKEAARLFEQLAPNIGPQASKLYEELFGKQLEPRKCYICGSELDKWIQRAGEESLKQLRLIETRSFLVAAKIDEKIRVREDTLKQRYGLSHAESIGSEVKREVSKIIQAKTELKPNFVNPDVVIAVHIPGGDVELQIMPLLLKGRYWKTSRRISQSFWITRRGEKRYPLSVEEALSPLLDLYDADELVLHASGREDADARMLGTGRPFIVELKRPRKRLVGLHEAAASVEKSTNGLVSVELSGEAVRKDVVELKSSDQKKAKVYKALIVVEKEISDEELRGLEEFFRMREIRQRTPRRVRHRRPDIVRERIVYSVDARKLAANVFEAIIVAEGGLYIKELVSGDEGDTSPSFSEYLGAKALCVELDVIGVKI
- a CDS encoding RNA methyltransferase, with the translated sequence MKNSSSQGDYQVKVIYVTRCDEKAFLRAALGLSSALFLSNSIRYWVTYEAMINERIRGNCLRYVLSVDGKRVRWLRPGEKNLQGFINTIKNGKPWPGVVLRKVDNEMVSQKVGCLNIISYLKGQETCPNCIMLDEEEVKDIGLKPWWLLSAIMVVNDEQCRKRC
- a CDS encoding signal recognition particle protein Srp54 codes for the protein MPGLEDLRKAVSKLLRRSGPYESIINEYIRDLQKALIAADVNVRIVFDLTKRIREQALKSEPPPGVSRREWLVKITYEELSKLFGGDYEPEVKPPYTPYVIMMVGVQGSGKTTTVGKLAKFYRDMGYKVGVVAADTYRPGAYDQLRQLAERAGAMFYGEPGSKDPIGIAKRGVEELKKRGAEVIIIDTAGRHGYGEEEYLLKEMKDIAAAVKPDEVMLVIDAAMGQKSYDLAKRFHEATPIGSIVITKMDGTAKGGGALSAVAATGARIKFIGTGEDISEIEVFRPKRFVARLLGMGDLESLLERIERLESAKDFEKTVAEMLSGKITFRTIYRQIEQVRKLGPFRKVLQMIPGISSLIESVDDAAKLSEEKTKKWITIINSMTYEELDNPELLEQRSRVKRIAIGAGVETSDVRELYNYYKTVKRMMRTLKKRKDILEKLVKSGRLPG
- a CDS encoding translation initiation factor IF-5A, with protein sequence MSVNYATLGELRVGSYIVIDGEPCRIVEMSKAKTGKHGSAKAHVVAVCLFSGNKKTLVAPVDTRVEVPIIDKRVGQVIADLGDMVQIMDMETFDTFEVEKPKDEDLRSKLQPGAEVEYWIVMGKYYIAKVRSAPKS